From a single Cyprinus carpio isolate SPL01 chromosome A3, ASM1834038v1, whole genome shotgun sequence genomic region:
- the LOC109068430 gene encoding SWI/SNF chromatin-remodeling complex subunit SNF5-like, with protein MTASSAPTPKMGAEAFLDYFSMLSKILEIPRSVHVMSAEPAPQYKMATNPAPLHKVAASPEPLQRMAATVGFPELSQVPVDPPESSQVPVDPPESSQVPVDPPESSQVPVDPPESSQVPVDPPESGLVTVDLPESGLVTIDLPESGLVTIDLSESSQVTGDLRGPSQVTGDLQGQSQVTGVLYGRIQVTSDLHEQRQVNSDLHEQRQVTSDLHEQRQVTTDLHEQRQVTTDLHEQRQVTTDLHEQRQVTTDLHEQMQVTNDLHEQRQVSIDLLESSINTMGLPESRHSSVELPEPLHVSDELPEPFHVSAELPESLLASAELQETRHVSVDLSEHPTVPVVATETTLNMFMFYVSDLSNQTCPPVGPAARMWWSSAPPWGLSASTTREWWSSAPPWGASVSTTWTWWSSVPPWGASALTTRL; from the coding sequence ATGACTGCCAGCTCAGCGCCAACGCCCAAGATGGGCGCTGAGGCGTTTTTGGATTATTTCTCCATGCTGTCTaagatcctagagattcccaggagtgttcacgtcatgtctgctgagccagcaccacagtacaagatggccaccaacccagcgccactgcacaaggTGGCCGCCAGCCCGGAGCCACTGCAGAGGATGGCAGCTACAGTGGGCTTTCCTGAGTTGAGTCAGGTGcccgttgaccctccagagtcgagtcaggtgcccgttgaccctccagagtcgagtcaggtgcccgtggaccctccagagtcgagtcaggtgcccgttgaccctccagagtcgagtcaggtgccCGTGGACCCTCCGGAGTCAGGGTTAGTCACCGTCGACCTTCCGGAGTCAGGGTTAGTCACCATCGACCTTCCGGAGTCAGGGTTAGTCACCATCGACCTttcagagtcaagtcaagtcactggtGATCTTCGAGGACCGAGTCAAGTCACCGGTGATCTTCAAGGACAGAGTCAAGTCACCGGGGTTCTTTATGGGAGAATTCAAGTCACCagtgatcttcatgaacaaaggcaagtcaacagtgatcttcatgaacaaaggcaagtcacaagtgatcttcatgaacaaaggcaagtcaccactgatcttcatgaacaaaggcaagtcaccactgatcttcatgaacaaaggcaagtcaccactgatcttcatgaacaaaggcaagtcaccactgatcttcatgaacaaatgcaagtcaccaatgatcttcatgaGCAGAGACAAGTCAGCATCGATCTTCTGGAATCCAGTATAAACACCATGGGATTACCAGAGTCTCGTCACTCCTCTGTGGAACTACCAGAGCCTCTCCACGTCTCTGATGAACTACCAGAACCGTTCCACGTCTCTGCTGAACTACCAGAGTCTCTCCTCGCCTCTGCGGAACTTCAAGAGACTCGTCATGTCTCAGTAGATCTCTCTGAGCACCCGACTGTTCCTGTTGTGGCCACGGAGACTACCCTTAACATGTTCATGTTCTATGTTTCAGACTTGTCCAACCAGACTTGTCCTCCTGTTGGTCCGGCCGCACGgatgtggtggtcttctgctccgccctgggggcTTTCTGCCTCGACCACAAGGGAGTGGTGGTcgtctgctccgccctggggggcGTCTGTTTCGACCACATGGACGTGGTGGTCTTCTGTTCCGCCCTGGGGGGCTTCCGCCCTGACCACACGGTTGtag